In one Halosimplex halophilum genomic region, the following are encoded:
- a CDS encoding oxidoreductase yields the protein MSNWTAADVPDLSGQTFVVTGANSGLGYEATRVFARKGATVVMACRSVDRGERAAAEIREAERLDGDPLDVRECDLADLDSVASFAEGFLADYDALHVLCNNAGVMAIPRSETADGFETQFGVNHLGHFALTGRLLDRVVATPGETRVVTHSSGAHQGGEIDFADINHEESYGKWEAYGQSKLANLLFAYELQRRLSAAGVEDTISAACHPGYADTSLQARGPKEEGSTVKLYAMRAMNAVLGQSAEMGALPLIFAATEPGVDGGAYVGPGGLFDMRGHPEPQRSSDRSYDTDRAERLWALSEEMTGVTYDFDAIAEAAKPGADAAPGDASDEAASGAD from the coding sequence ATGAGCAACTGGACCGCCGCCGACGTGCCGGACCTGTCGGGACAGACGTTCGTCGTCACCGGGGCCAACAGCGGCCTGGGCTACGAGGCGACGCGCGTCTTCGCCCGGAAGGGCGCGACCGTGGTGATGGCCTGCCGCAGCGTCGACCGCGGCGAGCGGGCGGCCGCCGAGATCCGCGAGGCGGAACGGCTCGACGGCGACCCCCTCGACGTGCGCGAGTGCGACCTGGCCGACCTCGACTCGGTGGCGTCGTTCGCCGAGGGCTTCCTGGCCGATTACGACGCGTTGCACGTCCTCTGCAACAACGCCGGCGTGATGGCGATCCCGCGCTCGGAGACGGCCGACGGCTTCGAGACACAGTTCGGCGTCAACCACCTCGGCCACTTCGCGCTGACGGGCCGCCTCCTCGACAGGGTCGTCGCCACGCCGGGCGAGACGCGGGTCGTCACCCACTCCAGCGGTGCCCACCAGGGCGGGGAGATCGACTTCGCGGACATCAACCACGAGGAGTCGTACGGCAAGTGGGAGGCCTACGGCCAGTCGAAGCTGGCGAACCTCCTGTTCGCCTACGAACTCCAGCGCCGCCTCTCCGCCGCGGGCGTCGAGGACACGATCTCGGCGGCCTGCCACCCCGGCTACGCCGACACCTCGCTGCAGGCGCGCGGCCCGAAGGAGGAGGGGTCGACGGTGAAGCTGTACGCGATGCGGGCGATGAACGCGGTTCTCGGCCAGTCCGCCGAGATGGGGGCGCTCCCGCTAATCTTCGCCGCGACGGAACCGGGCGTCGACGGCGGGGCCTACGTCGGCCCCGGCGGGCTGTTCGACATGCGCGGCCACCCCGAGCCCCAGCGCTCCAGCGACCGCTCGTACGACACCGACCGCGCCGAACGGCTCTGGGCCCTCTCCGAGGAGATGACCGGCGTCACCTACGACTTCGACGCGATCGCCGAGGCGGCAAAACCG
- a CDS encoding MFS transporter, with the protein MQDPRAVGASVAGRRRALVAVLAVVFVDLLGFGIVVPILPFYVRDLGGTDVVYGLLAASYSLMQFVSAPLLGQLSDARGRRPILMLSLLANTVAWTVFGLGGEVEVVAGTTAALATLFLARMLAGAMGGNIATAQAYITDVTPADRRAGALGLVGAAFGLGFVFGPALGSVLASDGVVAGAASVFPAFVPATRFSLPSFGAAVLSFLAFLGTWAFLPEPERQARTAGPPRIVGQFVEAARDATLRPLVGAFLVASVAFSGIQVAFIPYVADVYGYDASQAGLLLTYVGALAVVNQGVVVGRLSRVVPARRLAVAGAALLVVALAAFPFSPEIGRALLGQRAIFGFGPRVVALLGALTLLSLGNSLLNVSLTTLVSLATSADRQGGAFGVTQGAGSLGRTVGPPVMTALYALVVYWSPFVFGAALTVGIVALLTTVRVVGDPAETPAERTD; encoded by the coding sequence GTGCAGGACCCTCGCGCGGTCGGGGCGTCGGTCGCCGGGCGGCGGCGGGCGCTGGTCGCCGTCCTCGCCGTCGTCTTCGTCGACCTGCTCGGGTTCGGGATCGTCGTCCCGATCCTCCCCTTCTACGTGCGCGACCTGGGCGGGACGGACGTGGTGTACGGCCTGCTCGCGGCCTCCTACTCGCTGATGCAGTTCGTCTCCGCGCCGCTGCTGGGACAGCTCTCGGACGCCCGCGGCCGGCGGCCGATACTCATGCTCTCGCTGCTGGCCAACACCGTCGCCTGGACCGTCTTCGGCCTGGGCGGCGAGGTCGAAGTGGTCGCGGGCACGACCGCGGCGCTGGCGACGCTCTTTCTCGCGCGGATGCTCGCCGGCGCGATGGGCGGCAACATCGCCACCGCCCAGGCGTACATCACGGACGTGACCCCGGCCGACCGTCGGGCGGGCGCGCTCGGGCTGGTCGGCGCCGCCTTCGGCCTGGGGTTCGTCTTCGGGCCCGCGCTCGGATCGGTGCTGGCGAGCGACGGCGTCGTCGCCGGTGCGGCGAGCGTGTTCCCGGCGTTCGTCCCGGCGACGCGGTTCTCGCTGCCGAGCTTCGGCGCGGCCGTCCTGAGCTTCCTCGCCTTCCTCGGGACGTGGGCGTTCCTGCCCGAACCCGAGCGCCAGGCACGGACGGCCGGTCCGCCGCGGATCGTCGGCCAGTTCGTCGAGGCCGCCCGCGACGCCACGCTCCGGCCGCTCGTCGGCGCCTTCCTCGTCGCCTCGGTCGCCTTCTCCGGGATCCAGGTGGCGTTCATCCCCTACGTCGCGGACGTGTACGGCTACGACGCCTCCCAGGCGGGACTGCTGCTGACCTACGTCGGCGCGCTCGCGGTGGTCAACCAGGGCGTCGTCGTCGGCCGGCTCTCCCGGGTCGTCCCCGCCCGACGGCTCGCCGTCGCCGGCGCCGCGCTGCTGGTCGTCGCGCTCGCCGCGTTCCCTTTCTCCCCCGAGATCGGCCGGGCGCTGCTCGGCCAGCGGGCGATATTCGGATTCGGGCCGCGGGTGGTCGCGCTGCTGGGCGCGCTGACGCTGCTGTCGCTCGGCAACAGCCTGCTGAACGTCTCGCTGACGACGCTGGTGTCGCTGGCGACGAGCGCCGACCGGCAGGGCGGGGCCTTCGGCGTCACGCAGGGGGCGGGCAGCCTCGGGCGGACGGTCGGCCCGCCGGTCATGACGGCGCTGTACGCCCTCGTCGTCTACTGGTCGCCGTTCGTCTTCGGCGCGGCCCTCACGGTCGGCATCGTCGCCCTGCTGACGACCGTCCGGGTCGTCGGTGACCCGGCCGAGACGCCCGCCGAGCGCACCGACTGA
- the thiE gene encoding thiamine phosphate synthase, translated as MTDWGVYLVTQESLSGNRTTRAVVEAAIAGGVDVVQLREKDRSARERYHEGRKLRELTREAGVTFVVNDRVDLAAAVDADGVHLGDDDLPVEVARERLGDDALIGRSVSFVEDARRAEKAGADYLGVGAVYATGSKDDIDDDEHEIGPERVGEIAAAVDIPVVGIGGITSDNAAPVVEAGADGVAVITAITRADDPEAATRDLAETVADARED; from the coding sequence ATGACCGACTGGGGCGTGTATCTCGTCACGCAGGAGAGTCTCTCGGGGAACCGAACGACGCGCGCGGTCGTCGAGGCGGCTATCGCCGGCGGCGTCGACGTGGTGCAACTGCGCGAGAAGGACCGGAGCGCCCGCGAGCGCTACCACGAGGGCCGCAAGCTCCGGGAGCTCACCCGCGAGGCCGGGGTGACGTTCGTCGTCAACGACCGGGTGGACCTCGCCGCGGCGGTCGACGCCGACGGGGTCCACCTCGGCGACGACGACCTGCCCGTCGAGGTGGCCCGCGAGCGACTGGGGGACGACGCCCTGATCGGTCGGTCGGTGTCGTTCGTCGAGGACGCCCGCCGCGCCGAGAAGGCCGGCGCGGACTACCTCGGCGTCGGCGCCGTCTACGCCACCGGCTCGAAGGACGACATCGACGACGACGAGCACGAGATCGGCCCCGAGCGCGTCGGCGAGATCGCCGCCGCCGTCGACATCCCGGTGGTCGGGATCGGCGGGATCACGTCGGACAACGCCGCGCCGGTCGTCGAGGCGGGCGCCGACGGTGTCGCGGTCATCACGGCGATCACCCGCGCCGACGACCCCGAGGCCGCGACCCGCGATCTGGCCGAGACAGTCGCCGACGCCCGCGAGGACTGA
- a CDS encoding acetyl-CoA synthetase, translating into MDVIGDLVARDRRSDDLAVRTDSRAGSYSYEKCCTNAWKTGNILRHYGVRGGATVAVDPGDSLTPPPLLALLGAGLLGATTRFDPGESPSAKALVVPAARADAYDPDPGTKTFVYGDVPDDPEFAHFEAEMWSENPTAPPDRVDPADTALAAGDREFTHERLLSASEGIVDEYGLAADDEVAVRAPLADPGTVVAGVLAPVAAGATVLVDRESTGTVAVASGDAAENAPEPAVVDPADVL; encoded by the coding sequence ATGGACGTGATCGGGGACCTGGTCGCGCGCGACCGGCGGAGCGACGACCTCGCGGTCCGGACCGACAGCCGCGCCGGCTCGTACAGCTACGAGAAGTGCTGCACGAACGCCTGGAAGACGGGCAACATCCTGCGCCACTACGGGGTCCGCGGCGGCGCGACCGTCGCCGTCGACCCCGGCGACTCGCTCACGCCGCCCCCGCTGCTGGCCCTCCTCGGTGCGGGCCTCCTCGGCGCGACGACCCGCTTCGACCCCGGCGAGTCGCCCTCGGCGAAGGCGCTGGTCGTCCCCGCCGCTCGCGCCGACGCCTACGACCCCGACCCCGGCACCAAGACGTTCGTCTACGGCGACGTACCGGACGACCCCGAGTTCGCCCACTTCGAGGCGGAGATGTGGAGCGAGAACCCGACCGCGCCCCCGGACCGCGTCGACCCGGCCGACACGGCCCTCGCCGCCGGCGACCGCGAGTTCACCCACGAGCGGCTCCTGTCGGCTTCGGAGGGGATCGTCGACGAGTACGGCCTCGCCGCCGACGACGAGGTCGCGGTCCGGGCGCCGCTGGCCGACCCCGGAACCGTCGTCGCGGGCGTGCTCGCGCCGGTCGCCGCGGGCGCGACGGTGCTCGTCGACCGCGAGTCGACCGGGACCGTCGCCGTCGCGAGCGGCGACGCAGCGGAGAACGCCCCGGAACCCGCCGTCGTCGACCCCGCCGACGTGCTGTAG
- a CDS encoding aldo/keto reductase — protein MSQGNQSPASVSRVDGMPTFGLGTWQNENPEQCAESVRTALEMGYRHVDTAQVYGNESAVGDGIAAADVPREEVFLATKVWIDHLDRDGVVETTEESLDKLGVDSVDLLYVHWPSRTYDAGETLPAFEELKSRGLVDRIGVSNFEPHHLDEAREVLDEPPFANQVECHPLLPQEELREYVAGTDIELVGYSPLARGAVFDVPELSEVAEKHGVSEAQVSLAWLREKGVTAIPKATSEAHIRDNWESLGLELDEEDVATIDAIDRTDRQVHTSFAPDAWD, from the coding sequence ATGTCTCAGGGAAACCAGTCTCCGGCGAGCGTCTCGCGCGTCGACGGGATGCCGACCTTCGGGCTCGGGACGTGGCAAAACGAGAACCCCGAGCAGTGCGCCGAGAGCGTCCGCACGGCGCTGGAGATGGGGTATCGTCACGTCGACACCGCCCAGGTCTACGGTAACGAGTCGGCCGTCGGCGACGGCATCGCCGCGGCGGACGTGCCCCGCGAGGAGGTCTTCCTCGCGACGAAGGTGTGGATCGACCACCTCGACCGCGACGGCGTGGTCGAGACCACGGAGGAGAGCCTCGACAAACTCGGCGTCGACAGCGTCGACCTGCTGTACGTCCACTGGCCCTCGCGCACCTACGACGCCGGGGAGACCCTGCCCGCCTTCGAGGAGCTGAAATCGCGCGGGCTGGTCGACCGCATCGGCGTCTCGAACTTCGAGCCCCACCACCTCGACGAGGCCCGCGAGGTGCTCGACGAGCCGCCGTTCGCCAACCAGGTGGAGTGTCACCCGCTGCTCCCCCAGGAAGAGCTCCGCGAGTACGTGGCGGGGACGGACATCGAACTCGTCGGGTACTCGCCGCTGGCCCGCGGCGCCGTCTTCGACGTGCCCGAACTGTCGGAGGTCGCGGAGAAACACGGCGTCAGCGAGGCGCAGGTGTCGCTCGCCTGGCTCCGCGAGAAGGGCGTGACGGCCATCCCGAAGGCCACCAGCGAGGCCCACATCCGCGACAACTGGGAGAGCCTCGGCCTCGAACTGGACGAGGAGGACGTGGCGACCATCGACGCCATCGACCGGACCGACCGGCAGGTCCACACCAGCTTCGCCCCCGACGCCTGGGACTGA
- a CDS encoding ICP22 family protein, which translates to MEREPSRRRFVKGCCLVGAGALAASGSAGGAAAESNRRQEVPPTRWDRTYDRGAPAEANAVVPAGDGGFVVAGTTEPSEGEAAEAIWLARLTAGGRIDWETTVAERAVTRGFDVAPVGDGYVVAGHTHEEGSSQQGAFAVGVDGEGTEQWRRVFNVRSERTDTVRGVTVDEQGRFVFAGWTDRFDDAWVVRMNPDQSIDWSETIGPGSRNQLHGVVAAEEGGYVAVGETDDTADDTAGWIVKLNDGGSQVFSQRFKKQSDDAINSYDDYNVLYDVAETRNGFVAVGANAFDPQTNDRQGWALEVNADGGKRWGTRIESDAYTVLRSVTGGYLEYYVAGETATNGDGVDARGFAANLGIDGETRWTSTYGSGSSEFSAFHLTDDEGMVCVGSTADSAGGPAAGWGVKVGGAAVATATPSPTPSPTPSPTPTPTDDSTPTFTPTPTDEPGTDAGGGATATATPTATPSGDPGTATGDDGDGGTATTAGDGGGGGLSPAVIGVGAAILAIGSAGVLYNRFLAGDDEGAGGDADASSHDSGGDGDDGDGGGSGVETTEPDTEGTEEVQTAQTVVESPGGEPTEVADDAADTGTDDTGAGETTDDGSEADETAESGAAESETGGGTAAEATGESGGSDATEESDGADATEQSGGSDATEESDGADATEESDGADATEESGADDADGDATDDEE; encoded by the coding sequence ATGGAACGGGAACCGAGCAGGCGACGATTCGTCAAGGGGTGCTGTCTCGTCGGCGCGGGGGCGCTGGCCGCGAGCGGCTCGGCCGGCGGCGCGGCCGCGGAGTCGAACCGTCGGCAGGAAGTGCCGCCGACCCGCTGGGACCGGACCTACGACAGGGGGGCGCCCGCGGAGGCGAACGCCGTCGTGCCGGCGGGCGACGGCGGGTTCGTCGTCGCGGGGACGACCGAGCCTTCTGAGGGCGAGGCCGCCGAGGCGATCTGGCTCGCCAGGCTGACCGCCGGCGGCCGGATCGACTGGGAGACGACCGTCGCCGAACGCGCCGTCACGAGGGGGTTCGACGTGGCGCCCGTCGGCGACGGGTACGTCGTCGCCGGCCACACCCACGAGGAGGGGTCGAGCCAGCAGGGTGCATTCGCCGTCGGCGTCGACGGCGAGGGGACCGAGCAGTGGCGACGGGTGTTCAACGTCAGGTCGGAGCGGACCGACACGGTGCGAGGCGTCACGGTCGACGAACAGGGTCGGTTCGTCTTCGCGGGGTGGACCGACCGGTTCGACGACGCGTGGGTCGTCCGGATGAACCCCGACCAGTCGATCGACTGGTCCGAGACCATCGGGCCCGGCAGCCGCAACCAGCTCCACGGGGTCGTCGCCGCCGAGGAGGGCGGCTACGTCGCGGTCGGCGAGACCGACGACACGGCGGACGACACCGCGGGGTGGATCGTCAAGCTCAACGACGGGGGGAGCCAGGTGTTCTCCCAGCGGTTCAAGAAGCAGTCCGACGACGCGATCAACTCCTACGACGACTACAACGTCCTCTACGACGTGGCGGAGACGCGCAACGGGTTCGTCGCCGTCGGCGCCAACGCCTTCGACCCGCAGACCAACGACCGGCAGGGCTGGGCGCTGGAGGTCAACGCCGACGGCGGCAAGCGGTGGGGGACCCGCATCGAGTCCGACGCCTACACCGTGTTGCGGAGCGTCACCGGCGGCTACCTGGAGTACTACGTCGCCGGCGAGACGGCCACGAACGGCGACGGCGTCGACGCCCGGGGCTTCGCCGCCAACCTCGGCATCGACGGCGAGACCAGGTGGACCAGCACCTACGGGTCGGGCTCCAGCGAGTTCTCCGCGTTCCACCTCACCGACGACGAGGGGATGGTCTGCGTCGGGAGCACGGCCGACTCGGCCGGCGGACCCGCCGCCGGCTGGGGCGTGAAGGTCGGCGGCGCGGCGGTCGCCACGGCGACGCCCTCGCCGACGCCCAGCCCGACGCCCTCGCCGACGCCGACCCCGACCGACGACTCGACGCCGACGTTCACCCCGACGCCGACCGACGAACCCGGTACCGACGCGGGGGGCGGCGCCACGGCGACCGCCACACCGACGGCGACGCCGTCGGGAGACCCGGGTACGGCGACCGGAGACGACGGCGACGGCGGGACCGCGACGACGGCCGGCGACGGCGGTGGCGGCGGGCTCTCGCCGGCGGTCATCGGCGTCGGCGCGGCCATCCTCGCGATCGGGAGCGCCGGCGTGCTCTACAACCGGTTCCTCGCCGGCGACGACGAGGGCGCCGGCGGCGACGCGGACGCTTCGTCCCACGACAGCGGCGGTGACGGCGACGACGGGGACGGCGGCGGGAGCGGCGTCGAAACGACCGAGCCCGACACCGAAGGGACCGAGGAGGTCCAGACCGCCCAGACCGTCGTCGAGAGCCCCGGCGGCGAGCCGACGGAAGTCGCCGACGACGCGGCGGACACCGGGACCGACGACACCGGGGCCGGCGAGACGACGGACGACGGATCGGAGGCCGACGAAACCGCCGAATCCGGAGCAGCCGAATCCGAGACCGGCGGTGGGACTGCCGCCGAAGCGACCGGCGAGTCCGGGGGTAGCGACGCGACCGAGGAGTCCGATGGTGCCGACGCGACCGAGCAGTCCGGGGGTAGCGACGCGACCGAGGAGTCCGATGGTGCCGACGCGACCGAGGAGTCCGATGGTGCCGACGCGACCGAGGAGTCCGGGGCGGACGACGCGGACGGCGACGCGACCGACGACGAGGAGTAG
- a CDS encoding digeranylgeranylglycerophospholipid reductase gives MGDRFDVVIAGAGPAGAQCARDLAARDHEVLVLETEPEAEFPRQSNKSTAGTFPSMMASFNVPDEVVMNFTETVVLESPNDHFVRDQPGAVLEFADFKRWLVAEGRENGAEYRFDSRVSKPIVEDGEPVGVRYDGQKEVYADIVIDATGPAAPLAKELGVTDLRRDRQAIGVEYEFEGVEADHPEFADCTDAMMLRLDHDLAPGGYSWLFHTGGDTAKVGLCYIQNDSHREYAKEGMGIDDYLEYWLESDPRFENATRLEGKQHRGSAHIQKPGQMTTDSFIAIGDTVPTIDPLWGEGIHKGMLSARAAAATADRALTGTVDTAAEEMAIYNRLWHSDVAPKMNTRLLMTELLYLAPNERYDRLMADLREADGDTLAKVNSGNRLAMRNLIHLDDIPLLARFARERLGS, from the coding sequence ATGGGCGACCGCTTTGACGTGGTGATCGCGGGTGCCGGACCCGCCGGAGCGCAGTGCGCGCGCGACCTGGCGGCGAGAGACCACGAGGTGCTCGTGCTGGAGACGGAACCCGAGGCCGAGTTCCCGCGTCAGAGCAACAAGTCGACCGCCGGCACGTTCCCCTCGATGATGGCGTCGTTCAACGTCCCCGACGAGGTGGTGATGAACTTCACCGAGACGGTCGTGCTGGAGTCGCCGAACGACCACTTCGTCCGCGACCAGCCCGGCGCCGTCCTGGAGTTCGCCGACTTCAAGCGCTGGCTCGTCGCCGAGGGCCGCGAGAACGGCGCGGAGTACCGCTTCGACTCGCGGGTCTCGAAACCCATCGTCGAGGACGGCGAGCCGGTGGGCGTCCGCTACGACGGGCAGAAGGAGGTCTACGCCGACATCGTGATCGACGCGACGGGGCCGGCGGCGCCGCTGGCGAAGGAGCTGGGCGTCACCGACCTCCGGCGCGACCGCCAGGCCATCGGCGTCGAGTACGAGTTCGAGGGCGTCGAGGCCGACCACCCCGAGTTCGCCGACTGCACCGACGCGATGATGCTCCGGCTGGACCACGACCTGGCACCGGGGGGCTACTCCTGGCTGTTCCACACCGGCGGGGACACGGCGAAGGTCGGGCTCTGCTACATCCAGAACGACAGCCACCGCGAGTACGCCAAGGAGGGGATGGGCATCGACGACTACCTGGAGTACTGGCTGGAGAGCGACCCCCGCTTCGAGAACGCGACGCGGCTGGAGGGCAAGCAACACCGCGGGTCGGCCCACATCCAGAAGCCGGGGCAGATGACCACCGACAGCTTCATCGCCATCGGCGACACCGTCCCGACCATCGACCCGCTGTGGGGCGAGGGCATCCACAAGGGGATGCTCTCGGCGCGGGCGGCGGCGGCGACGGCCGACCGGGCGCTGACCGGGACGGTCGACACCGCCGCCGAGGAGATGGCCATCTACAACAGGCTCTGGCACAGCGACGTGGCGCCGAAGATGAACACGCGCCTGCTGATGACCGAGCTGCTGTATCTGGCGCCCAACGAGCGCTACGACCGGCTGATGGCCGACCTGCGGGAGGCCGACGGGGACACGCTCGCGAAGGTCAACAGCGGGAACCGCCTGGCGATGCGGAACCTGATCCACCTCGACGACATCCCGCTGCTCGCGCGGTTCGCCCGCGAGCGGCTGGGGAGCTGA
- a CDS encoding DUF7519 family protein, whose amino-acid sequence MAVSRGTDRRRPRASHALALLAAVAVLAAVRGSTMATLVAVAGAGAVLAGLLRRSESSVVFGGAALFAATVLAATGPASPEAVLLGGFAAVVAADLGTFGLGIDRDAGPAVATTRVELLHAVGSVVVAVLTGGVGYVLFETVPRGGSLGVVALLLGGVVLAWLLRE is encoded by the coding sequence GTGGCGGTGAGCCGCGGGACCGACCGGCGGCGGCCGCGAGCGAGCCACGCGCTGGCGCTCCTCGCCGCCGTCGCGGTCCTGGCCGCGGTCCGCGGGTCGACGATGGCGACGCTTGTCGCCGTCGCTGGCGCCGGCGCCGTCCTCGCCGGACTCCTGCGCCGGTCGGAGTCGTCGGTGGTCTTCGGCGGCGCGGCGCTGTTCGCCGCGACGGTGCTGGCGGCGACCGGGCCCGCCTCTCCTGAAGCGGTCCTGCTGGGCGGGTTCGCCGCGGTGGTCGCGGCGGACCTGGGGACCTTCGGGCTCGGGATCGACCGCGACGCCGGCCCGGCGGTGGCGACGACGCGGGTCGAACTGCTCCACGCCGTCGGGAGCGTCGTCGTCGCGGTCCTCACGGGCGGCGTCGGCTACGTCCTCTTCGAGACGGTCCCCCGCGGCGGCTCGCTCGGCGTCGTCGCGCTGCTGCTGGGCGGCGTCGTGCTGGCCTGGCTGCTGCGGGAGTAG
- a CDS encoding DUF58 domain-containing protein, with the protein MTEGAAVGTGLDRGEQRLERTGRWAGIHGLALAATAVAILVGKPVAILAGLAGVGFAAYSRAAEAPEPELAVERHVSDTDPAPGERVRVTLTVENESGATLPDLRFADDVPPGLEVVDGTARHTTALRPGKRASIAYEFEAVRGRHEFDSLTVVTRDLSGASRRVAREATGRSTVVCRPTYEDRTAPLGELATRLTGSQPVSATGEGQAFHSLREYRTGDPLGSIDWNRFAKEGELATRRFDQPRTVKVVLLVDARAAAYVTAGDGRPAVDACVRAAGALVGGLADADCHLGLGALSPRECWLPPASGRTHRERLLDALTTHDAFGWRPPSERDDGADGADGFDRLLTQLPGDAQVVVCSPLVDGRPVEVARALDARGHDVTVASPDVTADDTAYRRLAAAERQMRLDECRRAGIAVVEWTDGGDRGAQPRSATDAGPDAGAGTRVATDGGDRRWR; encoded by the coding sequence ATGACTGAGGGGGCGGCCGTCGGCACGGGGCTGGACCGCGGCGAGCAGCGCCTCGAACGGACCGGTCGCTGGGCGGGGATCCACGGGCTCGCGCTGGCGGCGACGGCGGTCGCGATCCTCGTCGGGAAGCCAGTCGCCATCCTCGCCGGGCTGGCCGGCGTCGGCTTCGCGGCCTACAGCCGGGCCGCCGAGGCGCCGGAGCCCGAACTCGCCGTCGAACGACACGTCAGCGACACCGACCCCGCGCCGGGCGAGCGGGTCCGCGTCACGCTCACCGTCGAGAACGAGAGCGGGGCGACGCTGCCGGACCTGCGGTTCGCCGACGACGTGCCCCCCGGCCTGGAGGTCGTCGACGGGACCGCCCGGCACACCACCGCGCTCCGGCCGGGCAAGCGCGCCTCGATCGCCTACGAGTTCGAGGCCGTCCGCGGGCGCCACGAGTTCGATAGCCTCACCGTCGTGACCCGCGACTTGAGCGGCGCGAGCCGCCGGGTGGCCCGCGAGGCGACCGGCCGCTCGACGGTCGTGTGTCGGCCGACCTACGAGGACCGGACGGCGCCACTGGGCGAGCTGGCGACGCGGCTGACCGGCAGCCAGCCCGTCTCGGCGACCGGCGAGGGGCAGGCGTTCCACTCGCTGCGGGAGTACCGGACGGGCGACCCGCTCGGGAGCATCGACTGGAACCGCTTCGCCAAGGAGGGGGAACTTGCCACGCGACGGTTCGACCAGCCCCGGACGGTCAAGGTCGTCCTGCTGGTCGACGCGCGGGCCGCGGCGTACGTGACCGCCGGCGACGGCCGCCCGGCCGTCGACGCCTGCGTCCGCGCCGCGGGCGCGCTCGTCGGCGGCCTCGCCGACGCGGACTGTCACCTCGGGCTCGGGGCGCTGTCGCCCCGCGAGTGCTGGCTCCCGCCGGCCTCCGGTCGGACTCATCGCGAGCGGCTGCTCGACGCGCTCACCACCCACGACGCCTTCGGGTGGCGACCGCCGTCGGAGCGTGACGACGGCGCGGACGGCGCCGACGGCTTCGACCGCCTGCTGACACAGCTACCGGGCGACGCGCAGGTCGTCGTCTGCTCGCCGCTGGTCGACGGCCGCCCCGTCGAGGTCGCGCGGGCGCTCGACGCCCGGGGCCACGACGTGACCGTCGCCAGCCCGGACGTGACCGCCGACGACACCGCGTATCGCCGCCTCGCCGCGGCCGAACGACAGATGCGCCTCGACGAGTGTCGCCGGGCCGGAATCGCGGTCGTGGAGTGGACCGATGGCGGCGACCGCGGGGCGCAGCCGCGGAGCGCGACGGACGCGGGTCCCGATGCCGGCGCCGGAACGCGGGTCGCGACCGACGGGGGTGACCGCCGGTGGCGGTGA
- a CDS encoding DUF7269 family protein — translation MSRRRVLLAVGVAAVAAGVVLTLRPGLVTFDWATLVTLGVWFGALAGVGLAAVERFERADAPAGGLPRVGERPDYGVPGDDLAAAVSAVGASERDAAERDRIRERLRGAAVDALERFAGVAPEVAERRVADGSWTDDPEAAALFAGDDGSIHEGVEGDFDRRAERAAAVVARLRDRRDGDRGDGGPDGRGRSGDAGRPGGIADD, via the coding sequence GTGAGCCGCCGACGAGTCCTGCTGGCGGTCGGGGTCGCGGCCGTCGCCGCGGGGGTCGTCCTGACGCTCCGCCCCGGACTCGTCACGTTCGACTGGGCGACGCTGGTGACGCTCGGGGTCTGGTTCGGGGCGCTCGCCGGCGTCGGCCTCGCGGCCGTCGAGCGGTTCGAGCGCGCCGACGCGCCGGCGGGCGGCCTCCCCCGGGTCGGCGAGCGCCCCGACTACGGCGTGCCCGGCGACGACCTCGCGGCGGCCGTCTCGGCGGTGGGTGCGAGCGAGCGCGACGCGGCCGAGCGCGACCGCATCCGCGAACGCCTGCGCGGCGCCGCCGTCGACGCCCTGGAGCGGTTCGCGGGCGTCGCGCCGGAGGTGGCCGAGCGCCGGGTCGCCGACGGCTCGTGGACCGACGACCCCGAGGCCGCCGCGCTGTTCGCCGGCGACGACGGCTCGATCCACGAGGGCGTCGAGGGCGACTTCGACCGGCGGGCCGAGCGCGCCGCCGCCGTGGTCGCGCGGCTCCGCGACCGGCGTGACGGCGACCGCGGCGACGGCGGCCCGGACGGACGCGGTCGATCCGGAGACGCCGGTCGACCCGGAGGTATCGCCGATGACTGA